One region of Desulfobacterales bacterium genomic DNA includes:
- a CDS encoding ATP-binding protein, translating into MTSDEKNSRNLDSRKIATLQPFRLVKFFSFTALAMILAATLALSWVISNNAKKVLLDRSETYALLLAENLNNQVFVRFVVPTAIRYGEIALSNPDQFKLLDSVVRTTTHGFKVDSVTIYDSNRNIISYSTIADLVGKEDMGGEEYEKARKGESISVLLSTGSLLNLLPGAGPITCKLKTYIPFKRESDKDQQVIMGVTEIVLDLSDDLLAIIRLQGTIISSSLVIMAGLFGMLWLVVSRADQIIEARARERRRLEIKLDNAERLAGLGKMVTAVSHEIKNPLGIVRSTAEILERRLKSVSPDNQHLAKIIIDETSRLDGVVMEFLDFARPLSPEFKPVQLNELLTKALSFMEPELKKQGISVKWRLDKELPTVQADPNQLYRALLNILINAVQAMPGGGAIRLATRKTPGPNHAVRISIRDSGIGIGKERLARIFQPFYTDKTRGTGLGLAIVKNIIDSHNGRITVESTEGNGTGFTIILPQ; encoded by the coding sequence ATGACCAGTGATGAAAAAAACAGCCGCAACCTCGACTCCAGGAAGATCGCCACCCTGCAGCCCTTCCGGCTGGTAAAGTTTTTCTCCTTTACCGCCCTGGCAATGATCCTGGCCGCCACCCTGGCCCTGTCCTGGGTGATCTCCAACAATGCCAAGAAAGTGCTGCTCGACCGGAGCGAGACCTATGCCCTGCTCCTGGCCGAAAACCTGAACAACCAGGTATTTGTCCGTTTCGTGGTGCCCACGGCGATCCGCTACGGCGAGATCGCCCTGAGCAACCCCGACCAGTTCAAACTGCTCGACAGCGTGGTCCGCACCACCACCCATGGTTTCAAGGTGGATTCGGTGACCATCTACGACTCCAACCGGAACATCATCTCCTACAGCACCATCGCCGACCTGGTCGGCAAGGAGGACATGGGCGGGGAGGAATACGAAAAGGCGCGCAAAGGGGAGAGCATCTCTGTCCTGCTCTCCACCGGCTCCCTGCTCAACCTGCTCCCCGGGGCCGGGCCGATCACCTGCAAGCTAAAGACCTATATCCCCTTTAAACGGGAATCGGACAAAGACCAGCAGGTCATCATGGGGGTGACCGAAATCGTCCTGGACCTGTCCGATGACCTGCTGGCGATCATCCGGCTCCAGGGCACGATCATCAGTTCCTCCCTGGTGATCATGGCCGGACTGTTCGGCATGCTCTGGCTGGTGGTATCCCGGGCCGACCAGATTATCGAGGCCCGGGCCAGGGAACGGCGCCGGCTGGAGATCAAGCTCGACAACGCCGAGCGGCTGGCCGGGCTGGGCAAGATGGTCACCGCGGTGTCCCACGAGATCAAGAACCCGCTGGGCATTGTCCGCAGCACCGCCGAGATTCTGGAACGCCGCTTGAAAAGCGTGTCCCCGGACAACCAGCACCTGGCCAAGATCATCATCGATGAAACCAGCCGGCTGGACGGGGTGGTGATGGAGTTTCTCGACTTTGCCCGGCCCCTGAGCCCGGAGTTCAAACCGGTTCAACTCAACGAGCTGCTGACCAAGGCGCTCAGCTTCATGGAGCCGGAACTGAAAAAACAGGGGATCAGCGTCAAATGGCGGCTGGACAAGGAGCTGCCCACTGTTCAGGCAGACCCGAACCAGCTCTACCGGGCCCTGCTCAACATCCTGATCAACGCGGTGCAGGCCATGCCCGGGGGCGGCGCAATCAGGCTGGCCACCAGAAAGACCCCGGGCCCAAACCACGCGGTGCGGATCAGTATCCGGGATTCCGGGATCGGGATCGGCAAGGAACGGCTTGCCAGGATCTTCCAGCCCTTCTACACCGACAAGACCCGCGGCACCGGCCTGGGGCTGGCCATTGTCAAGAACATCATTGACAGCCATAACGGCCGGATCACCGTGGAGAGCACCGAGGGCAACGGCACCGGCTTTACCATCATCCTGCCGCAATAG